The proteins below come from a single Chrysoperla carnea chromosome 1, inChrCarn1.1, whole genome shotgun sequence genomic window:
- the LOC123298336 gene encoding uncharacterized protein LOC123298336: MNTPTKRRKSLAEREKYIAFFETCLFQRHPKLLREIKSLYDISNGKIKNKSDLNISNSVIKTQKQSNDHLLADISRPSTSYNMPSTSDEVIDLYSEETVSNVYEPRDYACIENKVSEISPSKKVKPVEFTNEINVSKNFFASPTKKQQKPIDSQVQRNSSEMAFFRAEIDPRKLQSINQLNRPGSSKETGVSFAKTQHSTAPKKYWIQVGNLDESVSEKDMLRHLHSKFPLYNDFVCKELKTTGSYSAFKVGVNEELKHEISLPNYWPPNAIIKDITAQFGNN; this comes from the coding sequence ATGAATACACCAACTAAACGAAGAAAGAGTTTGGCTGAAAGAGAAAAATATATCGCattttttgaaacatgtttGTTTCAGAGACATCCAAAATTGCTTCgtgaaataaaatcattatatgaTATTTCTaacggaaaaattaaaaataaaagtgatttgAATATATCAAATTCTgttattaaaacacaaaaacaatCCAACGATCATTTATTAGCTGATATATCGAGACCATCTACTTCATATAATATGCCCTCAACTTCGGACGAAGTAATCGATTTATATTCAGAAGAAACGGTTTCCAATGTATATGAGCCAAGAGATTATGCatgtattgaaaataaagtatcAGAAATATCACCGTCAAAGAAAGTTAAACCAGTTGAATTCACGAATGAAATTAATGTGAGTAAAAACTTTTTCGCATCACCAACAAAGAAGCAACAGAAACCAATTGACAGTCAAGTACAAAGAAATTCATCAGAAATGGCATTTTTTCGAGCAGAGATTGATCCTCGTAAACTACAATCCATTAACCAATTGAATAGACCTGGAAGTTCTAAAGAAACTGGTGTCAGTTTTGCAAAGACACAGCATTCCACCGCACCGAAAAAATATTGGATTCAAGTTGGAAATTTAGATGAAAGCGTATCGGAAAAAGATATGCTTCGacatttacattcaaaatttccACTTTACAATGATTTTGTGTGCAAAGAACTTAAAACGACAGGGTCATATTCTGCTTTTAAAGTGGGTGTAAATGAAGAGTTAAAACACGAAATCTCTTTACCTAATTATTGGCCTCCTAACGCAATAATCAAGGATATAACGGCTCAATTTGGTAATAATTAA